In Acidobacteriota bacterium, the following proteins share a genomic window:
- the rimO gene encoding 30S ribosomal protein S12 methylthiotransferase RimO: MARIGFISLGCPKNLVDSEVMIGLLEREGHAITPDAERAEILIINTCSFIGDARRESIDAVLAAGELKKSGSLRRLIVTGCLPERYAREIRMELPEIDAILGVNQIPLIARAVRGEALPPPDSFGRRDADLYLYDHTTPRTLSGPPHAAYMKVSEGCDHRCAFCVIPRIRGRFRSRSLPSLVSEAEQLAARGVREITLVSQDTTAYGSDLGMKDGLARLLRELGRVEAIGWIRFLYIHPDRVSRELIEAVNSSPRICRYIDMPLQHASGAVLRAMRRAGNRSTFTRIIERLRKGIPGVTLRTTLIVGFPGETRADFLELKEFCREMEFDRLGVFTYSDEEDTIACGLGPKVSRRTAERRRRILMEQQAEISRRKNRELVGRRLEVLVEGPAEESDLLLEGRLRSQAPGIDGVCLINDSEVGEVRAGQFRTLRITRALEHDLLGTIVA, from the coding sequence TTGGCCAGAATCGGTTTCATCAGCCTGGGGTGTCCCAAAAACCTCGTCGACAGCGAGGTCATGATCGGTCTGCTCGAAAGAGAGGGGCACGCGATCACCCCGGATGCGGAGCGAGCCGAAATCCTCATCATCAACACCTGCAGCTTCATCGGGGACGCCAGGCGCGAATCGATCGACGCCGTCCTCGCCGCCGGCGAGCTGAAGAAATCGGGAAGCCTGCGGCGGCTGATCGTCACCGGGTGCCTCCCGGAACGGTACGCGCGCGAAATCCGGATGGAGTTGCCCGAAATCGACGCCATCCTGGGGGTCAACCAGATCCCCCTGATCGCGCGCGCGGTCAGGGGGGAGGCCCTCCCCCCCCCCGACTCTTTCGGCCGGCGCGACGCCGATCTCTACCTGTACGACCACACCACCCCCCGGACCCTGTCGGGCCCGCCCCACGCCGCCTACATGAAGGTGTCCGAGGGGTGCGACCACCGCTGCGCCTTCTGCGTCATCCCCAGGATACGCGGGCGCTTCCGGAGCCGCAGCCTGCCGTCGCTCGTAAGCGAAGCCGAACAGCTCGCCGCGCGCGGGGTGCGCGAGATCACGCTGGTTTCCCAGGACACCACCGCCTACGGCTCCGACCTGGGGATGAAGGACGGGCTGGCCCGGCTCCTGCGGGAGCTCGGCCGGGTCGAGGCCATCGGCTGGATCCGTTTCCTGTACATCCACCCCGACCGCGTCAGCCGGGAGTTGATCGAGGCCGTCAACTCCAGCCCCAGGATCTGCCGCTACATCGACATGCCCCTGCAGCACGCCAGCGGCGCGGTGCTGCGGGCGATGCGGCGCGCGGGGAACCGTTCGACCTTCACCCGCATCATCGAGCGCCTGCGCAAGGGGATTCCCGGGGTCACGCTGCGCACGACCCTGATCGTCGGTTTCCCGGGGGAGACGCGGGCCGATTTCCTCGAACTGAAGGAATTCTGCCGCGAAATGGAATTTGACCGCCTTGGAGTCTTCACATATTCGGATGAAGAGGATACGATAGCGTGCGGCCTCGGGCCGAAGGTCTCCCGGAGGACGGCCGAGCGGCGGCGCAGGATCCTCATGGAGCAGCAGGCCGAAATCTCCCGGCGCAAGAACCGGGAGCTGGTCGGCAGGCGGTTGGAGGTTCTGGTCGAAGGCCCGGCCGAGGAAAGCGACCTGCTCCTGGAGGGAAGGCTCCGGTCCCAGGCGCCCGGGATCGACGGCGTCTGCCTGATCAACGATTCCGAGGTCGGCGAGGTCCGCGCCGGCCAGTTCCGGACTCTCCGGATCACCCGTGCCCTGGAACACGACCTGCTGGGCACCATCGTCGCCTAG
- a CDS encoding DNA gyrase inhibitor YacG — protein sequence MIVRCPRCGKETEMTGNPHRPFCGERCKLVDLGNWVTGAYRIAGKEDEDEDGQPPAPPEELE from the coding sequence ATGATTGTCCGCTGTCCCCGCTGCGGGAAGGAAACGGAAATGACGGGAAACCCGCATCGGCCCTTTTGCGGCGAGCGCTGCAAACTGGTGGACCTGGGGAACTGGGTCACCGGGGCCTACCGGATCGCGGGGAAAGAGGACGAAGACGAGGACGGCCAACCACCGGCGCCTCCGGAAGAGCTGGAATGA
- a CDS encoding DUF58 domain-containing protein, which yields MRKYSRASKSRSDGVPGESGEGGDRRIFPLSFSVTAAGGLYILLLLPLSLAAIRTGNNLLVIVLAAMLAAVPVSGLVSLASLKRLSLSLEMPENVFAGERVALKVAVKNRKRVLASFSLRVEERGTPGAPPLLRRLRAALPRHRKRDGAAGTPDGLMDRPAYFPVVGPGESRTALVLRSFPRRGRYTLHGFRVSTRFPFGLFERARLARAEGEVFVYPSPRSISPFFHLLPFLPGALESARPGPGENLRSIRRYREGESARIIDWKATAKTLRLMAREYAREEESRFCLILDTRAHAPRTAAGGEAFEKAVSMAAGIASHFIEEGTAIAFLSPAAYLAPGGDARHLDRILRELAVIAQDEAPAAETVGPWEPGAFRDAAPLPELEGIFSDKHYKIILTPRPRGTFPAAVWRSAHVIFFDQL from the coding sequence TTGCGGAAATACTCGAGAGCATCGAAATCCCGCTCTGACGGGGTCCCGGGGGAGTCCGGGGAAGGCGGCGACCGGAGAATTTTCCCCCTTTCCTTCTCCGTCACCGCGGCGGGCGGGCTGTACATCCTTCTCCTGCTGCCGCTCTCCCTGGCCGCCATCCGGACGGGGAACAACCTGCTCGTCATCGTCCTGGCCGCCATGCTCGCAGCCGTCCCCGTGTCAGGGCTTGTTTCGCTCGCCTCCCTCAAGCGCCTGTCGCTTTCGCTCGAGATGCCCGAAAACGTCTTCGCGGGTGAACGGGTGGCCCTCAAGGTCGCCGTGAAAAACCGGAAAAGGGTGCTCGCCTCCTTCTCCCTCCGGGTGGAGGAGCGGGGGACCCCCGGCGCGCCTCCCCTGCTCCGGCGCCTCCGCGCCGCGCTCCCGCGACACCGGAAGCGGGACGGGGCGGCCGGGACGCCCGACGGCCTCATGGACCGGCCGGCCTATTTCCCGGTGGTGGGACCCGGCGAAAGCCGGACCGCGCTGGTCCTGAGGTCCTTCCCCCGTCGCGGCCGTTACACCCTTCACGGCTTCCGGGTGTCCACCCGCTTCCCTTTCGGGCTCTTCGAACGGGCCAGGCTCGCCCGCGCGGAGGGGGAAGTCTTCGTCTACCCATCGCCGCGGTCGATCTCCCCCTTTTTCCATCTTCTCCCCTTCCTCCCGGGGGCGCTGGAAAGCGCCCGCCCCGGCCCGGGGGAGAACCTCCGCTCGATACGCCGGTACCGGGAGGGGGAAAGCGCCAGGATCATCGACTGGAAAGCCACCGCCAAAACGCTCCGGCTCATGGCGCGCGAGTATGCGCGCGAGGAGGAGAGCAGGTTCTGCCTGATCCTGGATACGCGCGCCCATGCGCCGCGCACCGCGGCGGGCGGCGAGGCCTTCGAAAAGGCCGTGTCCATGGCCGCCGGAATCGCATCCCATTTCATCGAGGAGGGGACCGCCATCGCCTTTCTCTCCCCGGCGGCGTACCTCGCCCCGGGCGGAGACGCGCGGCATCTGGACCGGATCCTCCGGGAGCTGGCCGTGATCGCCCAGGACGAGGCGCCTGCAGCGGAAACCGTCGGGCCCTGGGAACCCGGGGCGTTCCGGGACGCCGCCCCGCTGCCCGAACTGGAAGGGATTTTTTCCGATAAGCATTACAAGATCATCCTGACCCCCCGCCCCAGGGGGACCTTCCCGGCGGCCGTATGGCGGTCGGCGCACGTGATCTTTTTCGACCAGCTATGA
- a CDS encoding DUF3488 domain-containing transglutaminase family protein: protein MSSYGLAGSGFGALASTGALPPAAVALFSIVFALSWFLDPRALRRSLPPRIAGSLLPLCIAFAAIDGAWLSRSWPAALVHLLPLVTAVRLLVRAREGDHGVLALLGLAQLLAAATLTGNLVFLFWFLLFLPSASAFLILLEMRRGHGRSLRRTPAPAAAPPPAPQRAEPDIVVPFPAGAFASAFIGVALLLLAGAIPLFFLLPRVTLGLYRQPAGPTRFVTGFSDRVQLGRDGRLEPSDTLVMRVRTDPPDPRRELRWRGLAFDHFDGRAWTRSDTGTRPVPVQGRFYKLEETAQGTRWIEQTYFLESLDTPVVFLLGRALAVGREAGALGRDASGNLYAQRPRGSRLSYTVLSDAVEPDPAAISDLFPVPKEIGRKYLQLPDLDPAIARLAREVTRAASGRYARALALEQHLRRGYTYSLELDGLAGPDPLAAFLFEAGEGHCEYFASALAIMMRQVGIPSRLVNGYRAGDYNPFGGNWTVRQRHAHSWVEAWLPPYGWIEFDPTPSPPPPSRHAFVRALTDIGDAVGLWWWAGVVRYDSSRQHRVAGRAAAWVTELGGRAAAAGRLVRDRWPGRLLARSPDHPPRIPWRWAIWLALPLLLAAPPVRKALLRARARLRRRKLPRATAVYLETLDLLEARGFGRRRGQTPMEFARSMEPHPAAAPLVELTGLYYAARFGNPAPPAPGPGFAPPLRSLRSALKKNPESPI from the coding sequence GTGTCCTCCTATGGCCTGGCCGGGTCCGGTTTCGGCGCGCTGGCCTCGACCGGGGCGCTCCCCCCCGCCGCCGTCGCCCTCTTTTCGATCGTCTTCGCCCTCAGCTGGTTTCTGGACCCCCGCGCGCTCCGCCGGTCGCTCCCGCCCCGGATCGCCGGCAGCCTCCTGCCGCTCTGTATCGCGTTCGCCGCGATCGACGGCGCCTGGCTGTCGCGTTCGTGGCCGGCCGCGCTGGTGCACCTGCTGCCGCTCGTCACGGCGGTGCGCCTCCTCGTCCGCGCGCGGGAGGGGGACCACGGCGTCCTCGCGCTCCTCGGCCTCGCCCAGCTCCTGGCCGCCGCCACCCTGACGGGAAACCTCGTTTTCCTCTTCTGGTTTCTCCTCTTCCTCCCTTCGGCCAGCGCCTTCCTGATCCTGCTGGAAATGCGCCGGGGCCACGGCAGGAGCCTCCGCCGGACGCCGGCCCCCGCCGCCGCCCCCCCCCCGGCCCCACAGCGGGCCGAACCCGACATCGTCGTCCCCTTCCCCGCAGGCGCCTTTGCCTCCGCCTTCATCGGGGTCGCACTGCTGCTTCTGGCCGGAGCGATCCCCCTCTTCTTCCTGCTGCCGCGGGTCACCCTCGGACTCTACCGGCAGCCGGCCGGACCGACCCGTTTCGTCACCGGGTTCTCGGACCGGGTGCAGCTCGGCCGCGACGGCCGGCTCGAGCCATCGGACACCCTGGTGATGCGCGTGAGAACAGACCCGCCGGACCCGCGGCGGGAGCTGCGCTGGCGGGGGCTGGCGTTCGACCATTTCGACGGCCGGGCCTGGACCCGCAGCGACACCGGGACCCGGCCCGTCCCCGTCCAGGGGCGCTTTTACAAGCTGGAGGAGACCGCGCAGGGGACCCGGTGGATCGAGCAGACCTACTTCCTGGAGTCGCTCGACACCCCCGTGGTTTTCCTCCTCGGCCGGGCCCTGGCCGTCGGCCGCGAAGCGGGCGCCCTCGGGCGCGACGCTTCGGGCAACCTGTACGCGCAACGCCCCCGCGGCTCCAGGCTGAGCTACACCGTCCTCTCCGACGCCGTCGAGCCCGACCCGGCGGCGATCTCCGACCTGTTCCCGGTCCCGAAGGAGATCGGGAGAAAATACCTGCAGCTGCCCGACCTGGACCCCGCGATCGCCCGCCTGGCCAGGGAGGTGACCCGCGCCGCTTCCGGCCGCTACGCGCGGGCGCTCGCCCTCGAGCAGCACCTGCGCCGCGGCTACACCTACTCCCTGGAACTGGACGGGCTTGCCGGTCCCGACCCCCTGGCCGCGTTCCTGTTCGAGGCGGGAGAGGGTCACTGCGAATATTTCGCCTCCGCCCTGGCCATCATGATGCGCCAGGTGGGGATCCCCTCCCGCCTCGTCAACGGGTACCGCGCCGGGGACTACAACCCCTTCGGCGGCAACTGGACCGTCCGGCAGCGGCACGCGCACAGCTGGGTCGAGGCCTGGCTCCCCCCCTACGGCTGGATCGAATTCGATCCCACCCCCTCCCCCCCTCCCCCGTCCCGTCATGCGTTCGTGCGGGCGCTCACCGATATCGGGGACGCCGTCGGCCTCTGGTGGTGGGCGGGGGTCGTCCGCTACGATTCCTCCAGACAGCATCGCGTCGCCGGCCGGGCAGCGGCCTGGGTGACGGAACTCGGCGGCAGGGCGGCGGCGGCCGGACGCCTGGTCCGGGACCGCTGGCCCGGCCGCCTCCTTGCGCGCTCCCCCGACCACCCGCCCCGGATCCCCTGGCGGTGGGCAATATGGCTGGCACTCCCCTTGCTGCTGGCGGCGCCGCCGGTCCGCAAAGCCCTGCTCCGCGCCCGGGCGCGCCTCCGGCGCCGGAAACTTCCCCGCGCCACGGCCGTCTACCTCGAAACCCTGGACCTTCTCGAGGCGCGCGGGTTCGGCCGCCGGCGGGGGCAGACGCCCATGGAGTTCGCCCGCAGCATGGAACCGCATCCCGCCGCCGCCCCGCTCGTCGAACTGACCGGCCTCTACTACGCCGCGCGCTTCGGCAATCCCGCCCCCCCGGCGCCCGGACCCGGTTTCGCCCCCCCGCTCCGCTCTCTCCGGAGCGCCCTTAAAAAAAACCCGGAATCCCCGATATAA
- a CDS encoding phosphatidylglycerophosphatase A — MKNRLAFIIGTVFYIGRIPGAPGTYASIAASLAFYLIHAPSHWVRPELHISAICLVTFAGILASDAISRATGIEDPQFVVIDEVAGQLIAFLFLPFGVVNLILGTLFFRLFDIWKPFPIRRLESLGRGVGVMADDVLAGVYANLLLHAVNRVL, encoded by the coding sequence ATGAAGAACCGCCTGGCGTTCATCATCGGAACCGTGTTTTACATCGGGCGGATTCCCGGGGCTCCGGGAACCTACGCCTCCATCGCCGCGAGCCTGGCCTTTTACCTGATCCACGCGCCTTCGCACTGGGTCCGGCCGGAACTTCACATCAGCGCCATCTGCCTCGTCACCTTCGCCGGCATCCTGGCCTCCGATGCGATCAGCCGGGCCACCGGCATCGAGGATCCCCAGTTCGTGGTGATCGACGAGGTTGCCGGGCAGTTGATCGCCTTCCTGTTCCTCCCCTTCGGCGTCGTCAACCTCATTCTCGGGACGCTCTTTTTCCGCCTCTTCGATATCTGGAAGCCTTTCCCGATCCGCAGGCTGGAATCGCTCGGGAGGGGGGTCGGGGTCATGGCCGACGATGTGCTGGCGGGCGTCTACGCCAACCTGCTCCTGCACGCCGTCAACAGGGTCCTATAG